One Nicotiana sylvestris chromosome 12, ASM39365v2, whole genome shotgun sequence genomic window carries:
- the LOC138883117 gene encoding uncharacterized protein — translation MVEGSRQWHEKLPFTLLGYRTTIRTSVGATPYLLVYGTEVVIHAEVEIPSLRIVAEAEIKDDEWVKTHLEQLNLIDEKILAPVCHGQLYQKRMERAYNKKVHPRKFEMGQQVLMRILPHQAEAKGKFAPNWQGPFIVTRVLSNGALYLTYVEGKCVDIAINSDAVKRYYV, via the coding sequence atggtggaaggttccaggcaatggcatgaaaagttaccattcacattgttgggttatcgcactactattcgcacTTCAGTGGGTGCAACTCCTTACttattggtatatggcactgaagtagtgatacatgcggaagttgaaatcccttcccttcggattgttgctgaggccGAGATTAaggatgatgagtgggtcaaaacccatttggagcagttaaatttgatcgatgagaagataTTGGCACCAGTGTGTCATGggcagttatatcaaaagagaatggaaagagcgtacaacaaaaaggtgcatccccgTAAGTTTGAAatgggtcagcaagtattaatgcgcatccttccacaccaggccgaagcgaagggcaagttcgccccaaattggcaagggccgttcattgtaacaagagtgttgtccaatggtgctttgtatctaACATATGtcgaaggaaaatgtgtagacattgctatcaattctgatgcagtcaagagatactatgtatga